A genomic region of Nostoc sp. UHCC 0702 contains the following coding sequences:
- a CDS encoding transglycosylase SLT domain-containing protein, producing MLKKLQKKQIPLIAGAALLAFSAGAMVAAPEMGKSLSQWLKLGNSQAEQPSEADKAKSAVFSLASLSPVERAEKLANLAQNAASPDRERAKYLLASDYIDRTQANKALTLLEGLEKDYPVLAPYILLKQAQAQDILGEKGKASDLRQKVLKLYAKEPAAVKAMYLIAQPKQQQQAIAEFPSNPLTWEIIRKLLQENPNQPQLQLILAKYAYNQPGIVGVLDQLVKQPSLKPQDWDIIGTAYWENNQFAKAADAYAKATKTPRNLYRLGRGLQVAGKDRQKAIATYNQLVQQFPQAEETGTALLRLAEMAKTPKDAIPNLDLVINKFPNQASQAVAAKAKILTGLNDQKSAKAAWDLLLSKYGNSDEAAEYRWKIALEKAKVKDYAAAWEWAQPITTNNPNSILAPRAGFWAGKWANTLGKQQEAQAAFEYVLSQFPYSYYAWRSAIILGLNVGNFNNLRQMEPEVVAQKRPVPTAGSESFKELYLLGQDRDAWLQWETEFINKEQPTVAEQFTEGLMQLARGENQSGIDIISKLEDREIPEEKSQYQTLSKQITYWQARYPFPYLQLIEKWSKERQINPLLVTALIRQESRFQPKIKSVAGATGLMQVMPDTAKWIAPQIKVDSKTINLENPNDNIMLGTWYLDHTHQQYAGNSLLAIASYNAGPGNVSKWLQTQPTQDPDEFVEQIPFDETRNYVRQVFGNYWNYLRLYNPEISSIVAKYSATHPKLPTQ from the coding sequence ATGCTGAAGAAACTACAAAAAAAGCAAATTCCTCTTATCGCTGGTGCAGCGCTGTTGGCCTTTTCAGCGGGGGCAATGGTGGCAGCACCGGAGATGGGAAAATCTCTGAGTCAATGGCTCAAACTAGGTAACAGTCAAGCAGAACAACCATCTGAGGCTGACAAAGCCAAATCAGCTGTGTTCTCACTCGCGTCTTTATCTCCAGTGGAAAGGGCTGAAAAACTAGCAAATCTCGCCCAAAATGCTGCTTCGCCAGACCGGGAACGGGCAAAATATCTGTTGGCGAGTGATTACATTGACAGAACACAAGCCAACAAAGCCCTAACTTTACTCGAAGGACTAGAGAAAGACTATCCTGTCCTAGCGCCTTATATTTTGCTGAAACAGGCGCAGGCACAGGATATCCTGGGTGAGAAAGGTAAAGCCTCGGATCTGCGGCAGAAAGTGCTGAAACTGTATGCTAAAGAACCAGCCGCAGTCAAAGCAATGTATCTCATCGCCCAACCGAAGCAACAGCAGCAAGCGATCGCAGAATTCCCTTCTAATCCTCTCACCTGGGAAATTATCCGCAAGTTGTTGCAAGAGAACCCCAATCAGCCACAATTACAGTTAATCTTGGCAAAATATGCCTATAACCAACCGGGCATAGTGGGCGTGTTAGATCAACTAGTCAAGCAGCCATCTCTCAAACCCCAAGATTGGGATATCATTGGCACAGCCTATTGGGAAAACAATCAATTTGCTAAAGCTGCGGATGCTTACGCTAAGGCAACTAAAACACCCCGCAACCTCTACCGTCTTGGCAGAGGATTGCAGGTAGCCGGCAAAGACCGCCAAAAAGCGATCGCTACCTATAATCAATTAGTACAGCAATTTCCACAAGCCGAAGAAACAGGGACAGCCTTGCTACGTCTGGCAGAAATGGCAAAAACGCCTAAAGATGCCATACCAAATCTTGACCTGGTGATTAATAAATTTCCCAACCAAGCAAGTCAAGCAGTCGCAGCAAAAGCCAAAATTCTCACTGGACTCAACGACCAAAAGTCAGCCAAAGCAGCTTGGGATTTACTCCTATCCAAGTATGGCAATTCTGATGAAGCGGCAGAGTATCGGTGGAAAATCGCCCTAGAAAAAGCCAAAGTCAAAGATTACGCAGCCGCTTGGGAATGGGCACAACCAATTACCACCAACAACCCTAACAGCATTTTGGCTCCCAGAGCAGGCTTTTGGGCAGGCAAATGGGCAAATACTTTAGGGAAGCAACAAGAAGCTCAAGCAGCTTTTGAGTATGTCCTCAGCCAGTTTCCCTACTCTTATTATGCATGGCGATCGGCGATTATTCTCGGTCTGAATGTCGGCAACTTTAACAACTTGCGACAAATGGAACCAGAGGTGGTTGCACAAAAACGTCCTGTACCTACTGCTGGTTCAGAAAGTTTCAAAGAATTGTATTTATTAGGTCAAGACCGCGATGCTTGGTTGCAATGGGAGACAGAATTTATCAATAAAGAGCAACCCACCGTTGCAGAACAATTCACTGAAGGATTGATGCAGCTAGCCAGGGGAGAAAATCAATCAGGAATTGATATTATTTCTAAGTTGGAAGACCGGGAAATTCCTGAAGAAAAAAGCCAATATCAAACTTTGAGCAAACAGATCACTTATTGGCAAGCCCGCTATCCATTTCCTTATCTTCAGCTAATTGAAAAGTGGTCTAAAGAACGTCAAATTAATCCTTTGTTAGTTACTGCTTTGATCCGTCAAGAATCGCGGTTTCAACCTAAAATTAAATCTGTTGCTGGTGCGACTGGTTTAATGCAGGTAATGCCAGATACAGCTAAATGGATAGCCCCGCAAATTAAGGTAGATAGCAAAACAATTAATCTGGAAAATCCCAACGACAATATTATGTTGGGTACCTGGTATCTGGATCATACCCATCAACAGTATGCTGGTAATTCATTGCTAGCGATCGCTAGTTATAATGCAGGCCCAGGTAATGTTTCTAAATGGCTACAAACCCAGCCTACACAAGATCCAGATGAGTTTGTTGAACAAATTCCCTTTGACGAAACCAGAAATTACGTCCGCCAAGTCTTTGGTAACTATTGGAATTATCTCAGGCTTTACAACCCGGAGATTTCTAGCATAGTAGCAAAGTACTCGGCAACACATCCAAAACTACCAACACAGTGA
- a CDS encoding ABC transporter ATP-binding protein has translation MSNRAAITLSQISKVYANGTLALQDLNLVIRESEFVSLVGASGCGKSTVLRLIAGLGQISSGNIDWGVTQQGRKLAFVFQDAALMPWANIGENVRLPLKLAGISQKDSQKLVQQTLALVRLAGFEHNYPRELSGGMKMRVSIARALVTQPNVLLMDEPFGALDEITRSKLNSELLDLWRQHRWTVIFVTHNIYEAVYLSNRVLVMGTSPGRIVADVEIAAPYPRGEDFRTSSLYNKYCREVSDHLAQAMVTAL, from the coding sequence ATGAGTAACCGTGCTGCAATTACACTCAGTCAAATTAGCAAGGTCTATGCTAACGGCACACTTGCCTTGCAAGACCTGAATTTAGTAATTCGAGAGTCTGAATTTGTTAGTTTAGTTGGTGCTTCAGGTTGTGGTAAAAGTACAGTACTGCGGCTAATTGCGGGGCTAGGACAGATCAGTTCTGGTAATATTGATTGGGGTGTAACTCAGCAGGGGCGAAAACTAGCTTTTGTTTTCCAAGATGCTGCACTTATGCCTTGGGCGAATATCGGAGAGAATGTACGCCTACCACTAAAATTGGCAGGAATTTCCCAAAAAGATAGCCAGAAATTAGTGCAGCAGACACTAGCACTAGTCAGATTAGCAGGTTTTGAACATAACTATCCGCGCGAGTTATCGGGTGGCATGAAAATGCGGGTATCAATTGCTAGGGCATTAGTCACTCAACCTAATGTATTACTGATGGATGAACCATTTGGGGCATTAGATGAAATTACTCGCAGCAAACTCAACAGTGAATTACTTGATTTGTGGCGTCAACATCGCTGGACAGTAATTTTTGTGACCCACAATATTTATGAAGCTGTGTACTTATCAAACAGAGTGCTGGTGATGGGAACAAGTCCTGGACGTATAGTAGCAGATGTAGAAATTGCCGCTCCTTATCCCCGTGGCGAAGACTTCCGCACATCATCGTTGTATAACAAATATTGCCGCGAAGTTTCTGATCATCTAGCCCAAGCTATGGTCACTGCATTGTGA
- a CDS encoding serine/threonine protein kinase, whose protein sequence is MLLEGRYRVVGVLGGGGFGKTYEAIERSGTTKVLKVLLHNNSKAVSLFQQEAQVLTQLDNPGIPKGTGYFTFFPKNNQEPLHCLVMEKIEGLNLEQYLQQRSHRPIAQELALEWLIELFTILHQVHQQNFFHRDIKPSNIMLKADGQLVLIDFGAVREVTQTYMLKQAAGQVTGINSPGFTPPEQLNGQAVLTSDFFAIGRTFVYLLTGKNPNDPDIYDFNTDEVRWRNYAAGISPLLADLIDDLIKRSPSQRPQSTNVILQRLAEIKRALKTQVKSKPPRNSSQYRRGSYSRSPFGWNFGARSTLVMVVAGAIAASAVILLLIPSLLNFNWISLVKPDPAEEWAKNLSSVNTLTGHSEAVSSVAIAPDGQTIASASHDRTIKLWNLQTGKLIRTIYGHSLPVLSVAISPDGQTLTSGSLDETIKQWNLSNGQQIRSIKADGYVAWNNAIAITSDNQIIATGSADKTVRLWNYTTGQRLRTLYGHSLPVLSVAISSNGQTLASGSTDKTIRVWDMRTGQQLYTLPQHTSWVTCLAISPDNRILASGSLDKTIKLWDINTGKLLRTLEGHSYSVLAIAISPDAKILASGGLDGEIRLWNLETGKLIHKISAHTKQIVSLAISQDRQTLVSGSADDTIKVWRSP, encoded by the coding sequence TTGCTGCTTGAAGGGCGTTATCGGGTCGTTGGCGTGCTAGGAGGTGGCGGCTTTGGCAAGACTTATGAGGCAATTGAACGCAGTGGTACAACAAAAGTTCTCAAAGTTCTGTTACACAATAACTCCAAGGCGGTATCGCTGTTTCAACAAGAAGCTCAAGTCTTAACTCAGCTGGATAATCCAGGAATTCCCAAGGGTACAGGATACTTTACCTTTTTCCCTAAAAATAATCAGGAGCCTCTGCACTGCTTGGTAATGGAGAAAATTGAAGGGCTAAATCTTGAGCAATATTTGCAACAGCGCAGTCATCGCCCCATAGCTCAAGAGTTAGCACTTGAATGGCTCATTGAATTATTTACCATTCTGCATCAAGTGCATCAGCAGAACTTTTTCCATCGGGATATTAAGCCGTCCAATATTATGCTAAAAGCAGATGGTCAACTAGTATTAATTGACTTTGGGGCAGTCAGGGAAGTCACGCAGACTTATATGCTTAAACAAGCTGCTGGGCAGGTGACAGGTATAAATTCGCCAGGCTTTACACCACCAGAACAACTGAATGGTCAAGCGGTTTTAACATCAGATTTTTTTGCTATCGGTCGCACTTTTGTTTACTTATTGACGGGTAAGAACCCGAACGACCCGGATATTTATGATTTTAATACTGATGAGGTGCGATGGCGCAATTATGCTGCTGGAATTTCGCCGTTGTTAGCAGATTTAATTGATGATTTGATCAAGCGATCGCCTAGTCAACGCCCCCAAAGTACCAATGTAATTTTGCAAAGGTTAGCAGAGATTAAACGCGCCCTGAAAACGCAAGTTAAATCAAAGCCTCCCAGAAATTCATCACAATACAGACGAGGTTCTTATAGCCGTAGTCCTTTTGGTTGGAATTTTGGCGCTAGATCTACTTTGGTAATGGTAGTTGCTGGGGCGATCGCTGCTAGTGCAGTGATTTTATTGCTAATTCCTTCTTTATTGAATTTTAACTGGATTTCTTTAGTCAAGCCTGACCCAGCAGAAGAATGGGCAAAAAATCTGTCTAGTGTGAATACGCTAACTGGACACTCCGAGGCGGTTTCATCTGTAGCGATCGCGCCTGACGGACAAACCATCGCCAGCGCCAGCCATGACAGAACAATCAAGCTATGGAATCTCCAAACTGGCAAGTTAATCCGCACGATTTACGGGCATTCGCTGCCAGTTTTATCAGTTGCCATCAGCCCCGATGGTCAAACCCTCACCAGCGGTAGTCTGGATGAAACAATTAAGCAGTGGAATCTGAGTAATGGGCAACAGATACGCAGCATCAAAGCCGACGGCTATGTAGCTTGGAATAATGCCATAGCTATCACTTCCGATAATCAAATTATTGCCACTGGTAGCGCAGATAAAACCGTTCGCTTGTGGAATTATACCACAGGTCAACGACTACGCACCCTTTACGGGCATTCCCTGCCAGTTTTATCGGTGGCTATCAGTTCCAACGGGCAGACCCTTGCTAGCGGCAGTACAGATAAAACCATCCGAGTTTGGGACATGCGTACTGGTCAACAACTTTATACCCTACCCCAGCATACAAGTTGGGTGACTTGCCTAGCCATCAGTCCCGATAATCGTATTCTTGCCAGTGGCAGTCTTGACAAAACGATTAAGTTGTGGGATATAAACACAGGTAAATTACTTCGCACCCTAGAAGGGCATTCGTATTCAGTTTTAGCGATCGCGATCAGTCCCGATGCTAAAATTCTCGCCAGTGGAGGGTTGGATGGAGAAATTCGGCTGTGGAATTTAGAAACGGGAAAACTAATACATAAGATTTCTGCCCATACCAAGCAAATTGTTTCCCTAGCTATCAGCCAAGATAGACAGACCCTTGTTAGTGGTAGTGCAGATGATACCATCAAGGTTTGGCGATCGCCTTAA
- a CDS encoding Rieske 2Fe-2S domain-containing protein, whose product MTLETKTPDTAPITSTWAIPEETQQFNWRQCWYPVCFLQDLPAKRPYSFSLYDEPLVLFRNQQGQLICLSDRCPHRAAKLSDGQLIDGKIECLYHGWQFGSDGQCLHIPQLPVDVKIPANACVQSFKVVERQGLIWMWAGEVEAAVEEKIPIIPELDQPKFVTVNTMRDLPFDQSYFIENVIDPAHANISHDGTRNGGKRENAQPLEMEVLENSVDGIRGRVQGMRKSDTNWTRLDFIAPNLIIYRFNIPQRGWSGGLAFYSIPLGKGRCRVFGINFRNFLTWTNYLRPRWLEHWNRNQLLEEDLALIAGQQAQIEQLGASLKELYFPLKTSDVLVIEYRKWLDKFGSSLPYYQGYLTSKNADSECVHQNMNPLDRLSQHTLICSSCNQAYEVTKKLKKTSLGVAIAFAALAIITDNFGIRITEVSASIAAVLVVFVADKVKINFERAYTRH is encoded by the coding sequence ATAACACTAGAAACCAAAACACCAGATACTGCGCCAATAACTTCTACTTGGGCAATACCTGAAGAAACACAACAATTTAATTGGCGGCAATGTTGGTATCCTGTCTGCTTTTTGCAAGACCTACCTGCAAAGCGTCCTTATAGTTTTTCATTGTACGACGAACCTTTAGTATTGTTTAGAAATCAGCAAGGACAGCTAATTTGTTTAAGCGATCGCTGTCCTCACCGTGCTGCTAAACTTTCAGATGGACAGTTAATAGACGGCAAAATCGAATGCTTGTATCATGGCTGGCAGTTTGGCAGTGATGGTCAATGTCTGCATATTCCCCAGTTACCTGTAGATGTCAAAATTCCGGCAAACGCTTGTGTACAATCATTTAAGGTTGTGGAACGCCAAGGTTTAATTTGGATGTGGGCTGGAGAAGTTGAGGCTGCTGTTGAGGAGAAAATTCCCATCATACCGGAGTTGGATCAGCCAAAGTTTGTCACTGTTAACACCATGCGTGACCTACCTTTCGATCAAAGCTATTTTATAGAGAATGTCATCGATCCAGCACACGCTAACATTAGTCATGATGGCACCCGCAATGGCGGTAAACGCGAAAACGCCCAACCTCTAGAAATGGAAGTACTGGAAAATTCAGTTGACGGGATTCGCGGCAGGGTGCAGGGAATGCGAAAATCGGATACCAACTGGACGAGGCTTGATTTCATCGCCCCCAATTTGATCATTTACAGATTTAACATTCCACAAAGAGGTTGGTCTGGGGGGTTAGCTTTTTATTCCATACCTCTAGGTAAAGGTCGATGTCGCGTCTTTGGGATAAATTTTCGCAACTTTTTGACTTGGACAAATTATCTGCGGCCTCGCTGGTTAGAACACTGGAATCGTAATCAATTATTAGAAGAAGATTTGGCTTTGATTGCTGGACAACAAGCACAAATTGAGCAGTTGGGAGCAAGTCTCAAAGAGTTATATTTCCCCTTGAAGACATCTGATGTGCTGGTAATTGAGTACCGCAAGTGGCTAGATAAATTTGGGTCATCTTTGCCGTATTACCAAGGTTATTTAACCTCTAAAAATGCGGATAGTGAGTGTGTGCATCAAAACATGAATCCACTTGACCGACTCTCACAACATACACTAATTTGTAGTTCCTGTAATCAAGCTTATGAGGTAACAAAAAAGCTGAAAAAAACTAGTCTGGGAGTAGCGATCGCATTTGCAGCTTTGGCAATTATTACAGATAATTTTGGCATCAGAATAACAGAGGTGTCAGCTTCTATTGCAGCTGTTCTAGTAGTATTTGTCGCCGATAAAGTCAAAATCAACTTTGAGCGTGCCTACACTCGTCACTAA
- a CDS encoding ABC transporter permease: MLFFRRYKLQKIPKKLIHADVSAPVVIGILVLWLWDILVRITHLPPYILPGPILVFQTLIADWNDLFTSLLVTLQITVIAFIAAVISGLLIAILFTQSKWIERSLYPYAVILQTTPIVAIAPLIILWLKNNTFAALVVCAWIVAFFPIVSNTTLGLKSVDRNLLNLFQLYKASRWQTLLYLRLPSAMPYFLGGLKISGGLALIGAVVAEFVAGTGGANSGIAYRILISSYNLQIPRMFAALFLTTGLGVLIFISLSALSDIILSKWHESAIKDEN, encoded by the coding sequence ATGCTATTTTTTCGTCGCTATAAATTGCAAAAAATCCCCAAAAAACTCATTCATGCTGATGTTTCTGCTCCTGTAGTTATTGGGATATTAGTATTGTGGCTGTGGGATATATTGGTGCGAATCACGCATTTACCTCCTTATATTCTTCCTGGCCCAATATTAGTATTTCAAACTTTAATTGCTGATTGGAATGACCTTTTTACATCACTATTAGTTACACTGCAAATCACAGTCATTGCCTTTATTGCTGCTGTCATTTCTGGTTTGTTAATTGCAATCTTGTTTACTCAAAGCAAATGGATTGAAAGAAGTTTATATCCCTATGCGGTAATTTTACAAACAACTCCCATAGTAGCGATCGCACCCCTAATCATCCTCTGGTTAAAAAATAATACCTTTGCCGCTTTAGTAGTTTGTGCCTGGATTGTCGCCTTTTTCCCCATCGTCTCCAATACCACATTAGGACTCAAAAGCGTTGACCGCAACTTGCTAAATTTATTCCAATTGTATAAAGCCTCTCGTTGGCAAACATTACTATATCTGCGCTTACCCAGTGCCATGCCTTATTTCTTAGGTGGTTTAAAAATCAGCGGTGGGTTAGCATTAATTGGCGCAGTCGTCGCCGAATTTGTTGCTGGTACCGGTGGGGCAAACTCAGGCATCGCTTATCGCATTTTAATATCCAGCTACAATTTACAAATTCCTCGCATGTTTGCTGCTTTATTTTTGACAACTGGGTTAGGCGTATTAATATTTATAAGTTTGAGTGCTTTATCTGACATAATATTAAGTAAATGGCATGAAAGCGCTATCAAAGATGAAAACTAG
- a CDS encoding IS4 family transposase, protein MTLRVQILKDKFKQSLGLPFRELLPESIISQAISELGIKYKKRLFDPIVTLWAFLSQVLDTDKTCHNAVSKIIAHLAEENVELPSTDTSAYCQARARLPEELLEKLFNYSAQKLEDKVTQEHLWCGRNVKVIDGSTVSMPDTVENQKKYPQPSTQKEGCGFPIAKIGVIFSLFTGAAVALCIDVLNTHDIKLARKLYRFLKPNDVLLGDRAFCAYADMVAIKKIDCDAVFRKHQARTTTMQKGKIIGDCDKLVTWDKPKKCPNGLSKDEFDALPPSITLREIHYYIDIPGFRTSRISLITTLLDQEIYPRLKIVRLYYQRWQIELDLKHVKTTLGMDILRCKTPSMVRKEIYAYLLAYNLLRSLMWSAGTTYNTPPNRISLQGTRHHFINFLPKLEAANSKKRLRLYRTLLKIIVHKVIPDRPARNEPRATKRRPKAYPRLTQPRQQLRKQLQTA, encoded by the coding sequence GTGACACTAAGAGTACAAATCCTCAAGGACAAATTTAAGCAAAGTTTAGGCTTACCTTTTAGAGAACTGTTGCCAGAATCGATAATAAGTCAAGCAATATCTGAGCTAGGAATCAAATACAAAAAGCGGTTGTTTGACCCAATCGTAACTTTATGGGCATTTTTATCACAGGTTTTGGATACTGATAAAACTTGCCATAATGCTGTGAGTAAGATAATTGCACATTTGGCAGAAGAAAATGTAGAACTTCCTTCAACAGATACGAGCGCATACTGCCAAGCTAGGGCAAGATTGCCAGAAGAATTGTTAGAAAAACTTTTCAATTATTCAGCACAAAAACTAGAAGATAAAGTAACCCAAGAACATTTATGGTGTGGTCGAAATGTAAAAGTGATAGATGGCTCGACGGTATCCATGCCTGACACTGTGGAGAATCAAAAAAAATACCCTCAGCCTAGTACCCAAAAAGAAGGTTGTGGCTTTCCAATTGCGAAAATCGGTGTAATATTCAGTTTGTTTACAGGAGCCGCAGTCGCTTTGTGCATAGACGTTTTGAACACCCATGATATTAAGTTAGCAAGGAAATTGTACCGTTTTCTTAAACCAAATGATGTACTTTTAGGTGATAGAGCATTTTGTGCCTATGCCGACATGGTTGCTATTAAAAAAATTGATTGTGATGCTGTATTTCGTAAACACCAAGCACGCACAACAACCATGCAAAAAGGTAAAATTATTGGTGATTGCGATAAATTGGTTACTTGGGATAAACCTAAAAAATGCCCAAATGGATTAAGTAAAGATGAATTTGATGCTCTACCTCCTTCTATAACTTTACGCGAAATTCACTACTATATTGATATTCCTGGTTTTCGTACTAGTAGAATTAGCTTAATTACGACTTTATTAGATCAAGAAATCTACCCTCGCTTAAAAATAGTTCGGCTTTACTATCAACGTTGGCAGATTGAACTCGATCTAAAACATGTGAAAACTACTTTGGGTATGGATATTTTACGATGTAAAACTCCTTCAATGGTACGCAAAGAAATTTATGCTTATTTACTTGCTTACAATTTACTGAGGAGTTTAATGTGGTCAGCTGGGACTACTTACAATACTCCTCCAAATCGTATATCGCTGCAAGGTACTCGTCATCATTTTATTAACTTTCTTCCTAAATTAGAAGCAGCTAACTCTAAAAAACGGCTTAGACTTTACCGCACTTTGCTTAAAATTATTGTTCACAAGGTTATTCCCGATCGCCCCGCCAGAAATGAACCACGAGCTACCAAACGTCGCCCTAAAGCTTACCCCAGATTGACCCAGCCACGCCAACAATTACGTAAACAATTGCAGACCGCTTAA
- a CDS encoding XisI protein, giving the protein MEGVTDKLTSYQQIVQQLLMGYAEVKPAYGEIEVETIFDTQRNHYQIVHLGWQHKRWVHHCVIHLDIRNEKIWIFYNSTEHDIAADLVDLGVPKQDIVLGFHPPFMREMSDYAVG; this is encoded by the coding sequence ATGGAAGGAGTGACGGATAAATTAACGAGCTATCAGCAAATTGTGCAGCAATTGTTAATGGGTTATGCAGAAGTTAAGCCAGCTTATGGTGAGATTGAGGTTGAGACTATTTTTGATACGCAGCGCAATCACTATCAAATTGTGCATCTAGGTTGGCAGCATAAACGCTGGGTACATCATTGTGTAATACATCTTGATATTCGCAATGAGAAAATCTGGATTTTTTACAATTCAACGGAGCATGATATTGCAGCAGATTTAGTCGATTTGGGCGTACCAAAACAAGATATTGTGCTAGGTTTTCATCCTCCTTTCATGCGGGAAATGAGTGACTATGCAGTGGGCTAA
- a CDS encoding PIN domain-containing protein produces MSDRVFLDTNILIYGYSQDEPDKQQRAIECVQSGEAWISTQVLNETINVLKRKFLLEYSQIRAVVKEYTKQFEIANVSVTTIETALNLAERYQYSYFDSLIVASALEVGCQILYSEDLQDGQQIDDQLRIINPFHS; encoded by the coding sequence ATGTCCGATAGAGTTTTTCTTGATACTAATATCCTTATCTATGGGTATTCTCAGGATGAACCCGATAAACAACAGCGTGCCATTGAGTGTGTTCAATCAGGTGAAGCTTGGATTAGCACCCAAGTTCTCAATGAAACAATTAATGTTTTAAAACGGAAATTTCTTTTAGAATACTCTCAAATTAGGGCTGTTGTTAAAGAATATACCAAACAGTTTGAAATTGCGAACGTTTCCGTTACCACCATTGAAACGGCTTTAAATTTAGCGGAACGTTATCAGTATAGTTACTTTGATAGCTTAATTGTAGCGAGTGCCTTAGAAGTGGGTTGTCAGATTCTCTACAGTGAAGATTTACAAGATGGTCAGCAGATAGATGATCAATTAAGGATTATTAATCCTTTTCATTCTTAA
- a CDS encoding ABC transporter substrate-binding protein, whose protein sequence is MRGIRLSQLYDSKKRICGINRRKFLQYSSLALSSGILAACTNENKTSTVTPASDSRTNGKLEKVIFSIHWVAEAEYGGFYQAVATGIYKDHGLDVTIKPGGPRGNYTLLLMGGSVDLIMGHSGDALGALKDGVPMITVAATFQKDPQVLIAHPGTGNDSLEKLKGKPILVGSGGEATYWPFLKAKYGFTDDQKRPYNFDVQPFLKDKNIIQQGLLTAEPFEIKKKGGFEPVSFLLADYGYNAYGFTIETTKKLVERNPDLVQRFVDASIKGWYSYLEEPVPGNNLIKKDNPDMTDEQLNFSFSKLKENAVITGGEAQQLGIGAMTEERWKSFFDNLVKAGVVESNINYKDAFTLQFVNKGVDYYKS, encoded by the coding sequence ATGAGAGGCATCAGATTAAGTCAGCTATATGACTCTAAGAAGCGAATCTGTGGCATAAATCGCCGTAAATTCCTACAATATAGTTCACTTGCACTAAGTAGTGGAATCTTAGCAGCTTGTACAAATGAGAACAAAACATCAACAGTAACTCCCGCATCTGATTCCAGAACCAACGGCAAACTAGAGAAAGTTATTTTTAGCATCCATTGGGTGGCGGAAGCCGAATATGGTGGTTTTTACCAGGCTGTAGCTACGGGTATTTATAAAGACCACGGTTTAGATGTCACCATCAAACCCGGCGGCCCTAGAGGTAATTACACCTTATTATTAATGGGGGGATCTGTTGATTTAATTATGGGGCATAGTGGCGATGCTCTTGGAGCCTTGAAAGATGGCGTTCCCATGATTACAGTCGCTGCTACTTTCCAAAAAGACCCGCAAGTTTTAATTGCTCATCCAGGTACGGGGAACGACTCCCTAGAAAAACTCAAAGGCAAGCCAATTCTGGTTGGTTCTGGTGGTGAAGCTACCTACTGGCCATTTTTGAAAGCAAAGTACGGTTTTACAGATGACCAAAAGCGTCCCTACAACTTTGACGTTCAACCATTTCTTAAAGATAAAAATATTATTCAACAAGGTCTTTTAACAGCCGAACCTTTCGAGATAAAAAAGAAAGGAGGATTTGAGCCAGTATCTTTTCTCTTAGCAGATTATGGTTACAATGCTTATGGTTTCACCATTGAAACAACAAAAAAACTTGTAGAACGCAACCCAGATTTAGTACAAAGATTTGTTGATGCCTCAATTAAAGGCTGGTATAGCTACCTTGAAGAACCAGTTCCAGGTAATAACTTGATCAAAAAAGATAATCCAGATATGACCGATGAACAGTTAAACTTTAGCTTCTCAAAGCTCAAAGAAAATGCCGTAATTACTGGAGGTGAAGCTCAACAACTAGGCATAGGTGCAATGACAGAAGAACGCTGGAAATCTTTCTTTGACAATTTAGTGAAAGCAGGTGTTGTTGAAAGCAATATTAACTACAAAGATGCCTTCACCTTGCAATTTGTGAATAAAGGAGTAGATTATTACAAATCCTAA